A single Bacteroidales bacterium DNA region contains:
- the pheS gene encoding phenylalanine--tRNA ligase subunit alpha — protein MIKLIEKYKTEIEAFEIKNAEDLEKFRLTYLSKKGLISDLFASFKSVPVELKKQTGEKLNILKNLATEKFDVSRDSIEHTETSFLGDLTLPSDAVSLGSRHPVSLIRNEIVSVFSKIGFTVSEGPEVEDDWHVFSGLNFPPDHPARDMQDTFFIEKNPDIVLRTHTSSVQIRVMEVSQPPIRKIFPGRVFRNEAISARAHCIFHQIEGLYIDTHVSFADLKQTLMFFAREMFGEKTQIRLRPSFFPFTEPSAEMDVSCTICGGSGCNVCKHTGWLEILGCGMVDPNVLESSNIDSNKYTGFAFGMGLERIAMLKYQVNDLRLYFENDVRFINQFRSSY, from the coding sequence ATGATCAAACTAATTGAAAAATATAAAACAGAGATTGAGGCATTTGAAATAAAAAATGCTGAAGATCTCGAGAAATTCAGGCTAACTTATCTAAGTAAGAAGGGTCTTATTTCAGATCTGTTTGCCTCATTTAAATCTGTACCTGTTGAATTAAAGAAGCAAACCGGTGAGAAACTTAATATTCTTAAAAATCTAGCCACTGAGAAGTTCGATGTATCCAGAGATTCCATAGAACATACAGAAACTTCCTTTTTAGGTGATCTTACACTTCCTTCTGATGCCGTTTCTCTAGGTTCAAGGCATCCTGTTTCTCTTATCCGTAATGAAATAGTTTCCGTATTTTCAAAGATAGGTTTTACTGTATCGGAAGGTCCGGAAGTTGAAGATGACTGGCATGTCTTTTCAGGTTTGAATTTTCCGCCGGATCACCCAGCCCGTGATATGCAGGATACCTTTTTTATAGAAAAAAATCCTGATATCGTTCTCAGAACTCATACTTCTTCGGTCCAGATAAGAGTAATGGAGGTATCACAGCCCCCGATCCGTAAAATATTTCCTGGCAGGGTTTTCAGGAACGAAGCTATTTCTGCTCGTGCTCATTGCATTTTTCACCAGATAGAAGGTTTGTATATAGACACACATGTTTCTTTTGCCGATCTTAAACAGACACTTATGTTCTTTGCACGTGAGATGTTCGGAGAAAAAACCCAGATACGCTTAAGGCCTTCATTTTTCCCTTTTACAGAACCTTCTGCCGAAATGGATGTTTCGTGCACCATTTGTGGAGGTTCAGGCTGCAATGTTTGTAAACATACCGGCTGGCTGGAAATTCTGGGTTGCGGAATGGTAGACCCCAATGTACTTGAATCTTCAAATATTGACAGCAATAAGTATACGGGTTTCGCCTTTGGAATGGGACTTGAACGAATAGCTATGTTGAAATACCAGGTTAACGATCTTCGCCTGTATTTTGAAAATGATGTCCGTTTTATAAACCAATTCCGGAGTTCGTACTGA
- a CDS encoding peptidylprolyl isomerase, with product MNTARPVLLVLLFILLTYCKVMSQTQPIVVINTTEGEIRIKLYNETPLHRDNFIKLVNEGYYDGVLFHRVIENFMVQTGDPNSKNAKAGQSLGDGGPGYTIPAEFVPTLFHKKGALAAARQGDQVNPRKESSGSQFYIVQGQILTETQLDAFVKANKHLPFTDAEKSAYTTIGGTPHLDQNYTVFGEVIEGLDVLDKIAAAETDQRNRPLNDIRIIKVYLEQ from the coding sequence ATGAATACAGCCAGACCAGTTTTACTTGTTTTATTATTCATTTTATTAACTTATTGTAAAGTAATGAGCCAGACTCAACCCATTGTGGTTATAAACACCACTGAAGGAGAAATTCGTATCAAACTCTATAATGAAACGCCTTTGCACAGGGATAATTTCATTAAACTTGTAAATGAGGGATATTATGACGGAGTACTCTTTCACCGGGTAATTGAAAATTTCATGGTCCAAACCGGTGATCCCAATTCTAAAAATGCAAAAGCAGGCCAGTCTCTGGGCGATGGTGGACCCGGTTATACCATTCCGGCTGAATTTGTTCCAACTCTTTTTCATAAAAAAGGTGCTCTTGCTGCTGCACGCCAGGGTGACCAGGTTAATCCAAGAAAAGAATCTTCGGGTTCACAATTTTATATCGTTCAGGGTCAGATATTAACTGAGACTCAACTGGATGCATTTGTCAAAGCAAATAAACATCTTCCTTTCACTGATGCGGAGAAATCGGCTTATACTACAATAGGAGGCACTCCTCATCTGGATCAGAATTATACGGTATTTGGTGAAGTCATTGAAGGTCTTGATGTTCTCGATAAAATTGCTGCAGCTGAAACCGATCAGAGAAACAGACCTTTGAATGACATCCGAATTATCAAAGTATATCTTGAACAATAA
- a CDS encoding toxin-antitoxin system YwqK family antitoxin yields METIRWICLTFVFLIPVVRGFSQQEIQENGYNKIYYPNGKISSEGYMRNGKPDGYWKTYYPSGVMKSEGNRTNFLLDSVWVFYNESGDTTEKVSYVLGKRNGYTITFNTSEGKDPMQRGRIVSRELYVNDNKEGKSYTYYPDGRIKEESLYTNNKRNGITNEYDQNGILITVMTYKNGFLTDREKLNRKDDKGLKQGIWRTYYENGKVKSEGYYVNDLLSGQYKEFDESGNIKVKLDYAKGIILEEKDTSALEVQIKNKYDQKGNIIYSGSYRDSIPVGIHRMYDSTGKVINGYLFDNNGIKLGEGIITNEGRKEGKWKYYFTDGSVQSAGLYSNNQQSGKWDYFYRDGKKEQTGVFKQGKTDGLWQWYYPDGTIKREEEYYEGKAEGIYTEYDSIGQIIVSGKYFDGQKEDEWFYKVGDYSEKGKYVADLKDGKWQAFYADGTLMYEGTYVQGNPDGEHDFYYPNGKLKETNYYVMGISEKNWRKYDENGNLVLTITYKDNREYRINGEKVEFADNDIKLIQ; encoded by the coding sequence ATGGAAACTATCAGGTGGATATGTCTGACTTTTGTTTTCCTTATTCCGGTTGTTAGAGGCTTTTCTCAGCAGGAAATACAGGAAAACGGATACAATAAGATCTATTATCCGAACGGTAAAATTTCAAGTGAAGGTTATATGCGTAACGGAAAACCAGATGGATACTGGAAAACATATTATCCTTCAGGAGTAATGAAGAGCGAAGGCAACCGCACTAATTTTCTGCTTGATAGTGTTTGGGTTTTCTATAATGAATCAGGAGACACAACGGAAAAAGTAAGTTATGTTCTTGGAAAACGGAATGGTTACACCATTACATTTAATACTTCGGAAGGGAAGGACCCGATGCAGAGAGGGCGTATTGTATCCAGAGAATTGTATGTTAATGATAACAAAGAAGGAAAGTCATATACGTATTATCCCGATGGTAGAATAAAGGAAGAATCTTTATACACCAATAATAAGAGAAACGGTATAACAAATGAATACGATCAAAATGGAATACTTATTACCGTAATGACTTATAAAAATGGTTTTCTTACCGATAGGGAAAAGCTTAACAGGAAAGATGATAAAGGACTGAAGCAGGGCATCTGGCGAACCTATTATGAAAATGGAAAAGTTAAATCAGAGGGATATTACGTGAATGATCTGTTATCCGGACAATATAAGGAATTTGATGAGAGCGGAAACATAAAGGTCAAACTGGATTACGCAAAAGGTATAATACTTGAAGAAAAGGATACTAGTGCCCTTGAAGTTCAGATCAAAAATAAGTACGATCAGAAGGGAAATATTATATATTCAGGTTCATATCGGGATTCCATTCCTGTTGGAATTCATCGTATGTATGATTCCACCGGTAAGGTAATAAATGGATATCTCTTCGATAATAATGGCATAAAGCTTGGCGAAGGAATTATAACAAACGAAGGCAGGAAAGAAGGAAAATGGAAATATTATTTTACAGACGGTTCTGTGCAATCTGCAGGATTATATTCAAATAACCAGCAAAGCGGTAAATGGGATTACTTTTATAGGGATGGAAAAAAGGAACAAACTGGCGTATTTAAACAGGGAAAGACGGATGGTTTGTGGCAATGGTATTATCCCGACGGTACAATTAAGAGAGAAGAAGAGTATTATGAGGGTAAGGCCGAAGGAATATATACTGAATACGATTCCATAGGTCAGATTATAGTTAGCGGTAAATATTTCGACGGTCAAAAAGAAGATGAATGGTTTTACAAGGTGGGTGATTATAGTGAAAAAGGTAAATACGTTGCTGATTTAAAGGACGGAAAATGGCAGGCATTTTATGCTGACGGTACATTAATGTATGAAGGCACTTACGTACAGGGAAATCCTGACGGAGAGCATGATTTTTACTATCCGAACGGCAAACTGAAAGAAACCAATTATTATGTAATGGGTATTTCTGAGAAAAATTGGCGCAAATATGATGAAAATGGTAACCTGGTACTTACGATAACCTATAAGGATAACAGGGAATACAGAATAAATGGTGAGAAAGTTGAATTCGCGGATAATGATATCAAACTAATTCAGTGA
- a CDS encoding oligosaccharide flippase family protein encodes MSNPYKSLGSQSLIYGLGNIIPRFLNYAVLTVYYTRRFAPGTYGVITELYAYVAILMVILTYGMETGLFKFSINNNNRGIAYSSILISVISTSVLFMVIVVLLKFPIAHLIGYQNNPEYIVFLALILAIDAVSAIIFAKLRIENKARRFAIIKIVNVLSTIFFVFLFLEILPRFFSENLFYKEHLQHIEVGYVFIANLLSSILVLIMLTKDIYGIRFRLDFRLLTQILSYSVPLLVAGLAGIFNETIDRILLKNLTPDKENALYELGIYGANYRIAVLLTIFVQMFRYAAEPFFFNYYGHQDSKKIYANVLKYFTIFLMILFLGVGLCLDLFKLFIHSSYHEGLAIVPVVLFANVLVGLLFNVNMWYKLSGNTIYGVYITGLGAVLTIVLNFIFIPLFGYYACAWIHVLANGVMLIITYYTGQKHYKIQYDVKSIGIYLLFGIVLYIIGRLLQTSHGWLNVLTGLAMVSIFVLYVNKRDDLFKIFLTSNEG; translated from the coding sequence GTGTCCAATCCATACAAAAGTTTAGGTAGTCAATCTTTGATATATGGCCTTGGAAACATTATACCAAGGTTTCTGAATTACGCAGTTCTTACTGTGTATTACACACGGAGGTTTGCTCCGGGTACCTACGGAGTTATAACAGAGCTTTACGCCTATGTTGCCATATTAATGGTCATTCTCACTTATGGTATGGAAACCGGACTCTTCAAGTTTTCAATTAACAACAATAATCGGGGTATCGCCTATAGTTCAATACTTATTTCAGTCATTTCTACTTCGGTTCTTTTTATGGTTATCGTGGTACTTCTGAAATTTCCGATAGCTCATTTGATCGGATATCAAAATAATCCCGAATATATTGTGTTTTTAGCCTTGATTCTGGCTATTGATGCCGTTTCGGCCATAATCTTTGCAAAATTAAGAATTGAAAACAAAGCCCGGCGCTTTGCCATTATAAAAATAGTCAATGTACTGAGCACTATTTTCTTTGTCTTTCTATTCCTTGAAATACTACCCCGTTTTTTTTCGGAAAATTTATTTTATAAAGAACATTTGCAGCATATTGAAGTGGGTTATGTATTTATAGCTAATTTATTATCAAGCATTTTAGTTCTTATCATGTTAACAAAAGATATTTATGGTATAAGATTTAGGCTTGATTTTCGTTTGTTAACCCAAATTTTAAGTTATTCAGTTCCCTTACTGGTTGCAGGTTTAGCCGGGATATTCAATGAAACAATCGACAGAATTCTTCTGAAAAATTTAACCCCTGATAAAGAAAATGCCCTTTATGAATTAGGAATTTATGGTGCAAATTACAGAATTGCTGTTTTATTGACGATTTTTGTTCAAATGTTCAGATACGCTGCTGAGCCATTCTTCTTTAATTACTACGGCCATCAGGATTCCAAGAAAATTTATGCTAACGTGCTGAAGTACTTCACCATATTTTTAATGATCTTGTTTCTGGGTGTGGGATTATGCCTCGATCTGTTTAAATTGTTCATTCATAGTTCCTATCATGAGGGCCTTGCGATTGTTCCGGTTGTTCTATTTGCCAATGTTCTTGTTGGACTTCTTTTCAATGTAAACATGTGGTACAAGCTTTCAGGTAATACTATTTACGGGGTATATATTACCGGTTTAGGTGCTGTTCTTACGATTGTATTGAATTTTATTTTTATACCGCTCTTTGGTTATTATGCGTGTGCCTGGATTCATGTTTTAGCAAACGGTGTAATGTTAATAATTACATACTATACTGGACAAAAGCATTATAAAATTCAATATGATGTGAAATCTATTGGTATATATTTGTTATTCGGAATTGTGTTATATATCATTGGAAGATTATTACAGACAAGCCATGGTTGGCTAAATGTGTTGACAGGTCTTGCAATGGTTTCAATTTTTGTATTATATGTAAATAAGAGAGACGATTTATTCAAAATATTTCTTACAAGTAATGAAGGTTAA
- a CDS encoding peptidoglycan DD-metalloendopeptidase family protein, with translation MRFGFAIFLFSLSFTLFAQQGKDKIKSSQEKTQREIEYANKLLEETRGKAKASINEINIINHRLNKRKELLTGLEVEVSTLSQSIEKNQLEVAKVEKEIDKVKQAYALMITNLYKNRITEYAAMYILASENLNQLYKRIHTVKLYNTFLKTEKYRLDTLKQSLVKKNTELASMRQEKDNIVNKTKKETVTIQQEANEKQKLVQQLSRKQKEIEEDIREKQKTAKRLEAELRRMIEEERAKSKAKPTKEMVTPEEKLMSTDFEKNTGKLPWPTQKGIVSGKYGEHQHPDYKNVTIRNDGIYISTTSGENARAIFKGMVARVFQLAGQNYTVMIKHGRYFTLYHNLINVKVKPGQNVDTKQIIGTVATDSASGESILYFQVWKDTERSDPEIWLTPL, from the coding sequence ATGAGATTTGGATTTGCAATATTTTTATTCTCACTTTCATTTACACTTTTCGCTCAACAGGGAAAGGATAAAATAAAAAGTTCGCAAGAAAAGACTCAGCGTGAAATTGAATATGCCAATAAGTTACTTGAGGAAACAAGGGGAAAGGCAAAAGCCTCGATTAATGAGATCAATATAATAAACCACAGACTGAATAAGCGTAAAGAGTTGTTGACTGGTCTTGAAGTTGAAGTAAGCACACTTTCGCAGTCTATTGAAAAGAACCAACTAGAAGTAGCAAAAGTCGAAAAAGAAATAGATAAAGTTAAGCAGGCCTATGCCCTGATGATTACGAACCTTTATAAAAACCGTATTACTGAATATGCAGCCATGTATATACTTGCTTCAGAAAATCTGAATCAGTTATATAAGCGTATACATACAGTGAAGTTATATAATACTTTTTTGAAAACAGAAAAGTACCGTCTCGATACACTGAAACAAAGTTTGGTTAAGAAGAACACTGAACTGGCTTCAATGAGGCAGGAAAAGGATAATATCGTAAATAAGACAAAAAAGGAAACAGTAACTATCCAGCAGGAAGCGAACGAAAAGCAGAAATTAGTTCAGCAACTTTCCAGGAAACAGAAAGAAATAGAAGAAGATATAAGGGAGAAACAGAAAACTGCAAAAAGATTGGAAGCGGAATTACGTCGGATGATTGAGGAGGAGAGAGCAAAAAGTAAAGCCAAACCGACCAAAGAAATGGTAACTCCTGAAGAAAAACTCATGTCCACAGATTTTGAGAAAAACACAGGTAAATTACCCTGGCCAACTCAAAAAGGTATTGTCAGCGGAAAATACGGAGAACATCAACATCCCGATTACAAAAATGTTACTATAAGAAATGATGGAATCTATATTTCCACCACGTCAGGGGAAAATGCAAGGGCAATTTTTAAAGGAATGGTAGCAAGAGTATTCCAATTGGCTGGACAAAATTATACTGTTATGATAAAGCACGGAAGATATTTTACATTGTATCATAATCTGATAAATGTAAAAGTTAAACCTGGCCAGAATGTAGATACAAAGCAAATTATTGGTACTGTCGCAACCGACAGTGCTTCAGGCGAAAGTATATTGTATTTTCAGGTTTGGAAAGACACGGAGAGGAGCGATCCCGAAATTTGGCTGACACCTTTATAA
- a CDS encoding tetratricopeptide repeat protein, translating into MMKYILKAGLFLLLFSLPEISTLGQKSDYSNITDQEYLYAFTEATRFYLFGNYVQAVTLYKECLKIRPQSSAARYQLSKVYLSAGNISLARENAKIACRLSVDNKWYYQQLGDIFQMEQKYDSALIVYTHILTINPGDPNIMFMLANLDEKLKKFDDALTYLDLIEKQEGISKEVTLLKYRIYENNNQPDLAIRTLKLASGISGDDFSVSGMIAEYYRRHNQIDSASFYYSKIYPEYKSEPVVVFSYADFLLDRGLKDSARNVLVHIISDSSVNLMTKASFFYSVLRDQDQLIKNMPILDSVTETLYSLYKSDVRVLSIYSDVQIRLRNFEKASKALSIVTRQDPSNYAAIEQLVYAFNAMGKTDSVLLYTGKALQQFKERPLLYLFNGSAQYQKGAWENAVNSLKNGLAYAQDSTLKIEFFSLLAECYQNLGRFSESEEAFNNALKLDPDNSGILNNYAYYLSLREKDLKEAEKMSRRTISEEPDNSTYLDTYAWILFKMGKNRKALKYINNAVVKSNGKNEEILKHSAEIHIKLHMYAEAVQYLKEILKSSDPEESIKIQAQISQIENRK; encoded by the coding sequence ATGATGAAATATATTTTAAAGGCTGGTTTATTTTTGTTACTATTTTCGTTACCGGAAATTAGCACATTAGGACAAAAATCAGATTATAGTAATATTACTGATCAGGAGTATCTTTACGCTTTTACGGAAGCTACACGTTTCTATCTGTTTGGAAATTATGTTCAGGCTGTTACATTATATAAGGAATGTTTAAAGATCAGACCCCAAAGCAGTGCAGCAAGATATCAGTTATCAAAAGTTTATCTGAGTGCTGGTAATATTTCCCTGGCAAGGGAAAATGCAAAAATAGCATGCCGTCTTTCCGTTGATAATAAATGGTATTACCAGCAACTTGGTGATATCTTTCAAATGGAACAAAAGTATGATAGCGCATTGATTGTGTATACTCATATTTTGACTATTAATCCGGGTGATCCTAACATAATGTTCATGCTGGCTAATCTGGATGAAAAGTTAAAAAAATTTGATGATGCGTTAACATATCTCGACCTCATTGAAAAACAGGAAGGCATTAGTAAGGAAGTTACATTGCTTAAATATCGAATATACGAGAATAATAACCAACCGGATTTAGCTATTCGTACACTTAAATTGGCTTCTGGTATATCCGGGGATGATTTTTCAGTTAGCGGTATGATAGCTGAATATTACAGGAGGCATAATCAAATAGATTCAGCTTCTTTTTATTATAGTAAGATTTACCCGGAATATAAAAGTGAACCTGTTGTGGTTTTTTCTTATGCCGATTTTTTACTGGATCGCGGTTTAAAGGACAGTGCGAGAAACGTACTTGTTCATATAATCAGTGATTCATCAGTTAATTTAATGACTAAAGCAAGCTTTTTCTATTCGGTTTTACGGGATCAGGATCAGTTAATTAAGAATATGCCCATTCTGGATTCAGTTACTGAGACTTTATATTCCCTGTATAAAAGCGATGTACGGGTTCTTTCAATATATTCGGATGTCCAGATAAGATTAAGAAATTTTGAAAAGGCATCAAAGGCTTTAAGCATTGTAACCAGGCAGGATCCGTCAAACTATGCGGCCATTGAACAATTGGTATACGCTTTTAATGCTATGGGCAAAACTGACAGTGTATTGCTATATACAGGTAAAGCTCTTCAGCAGTTTAAAGAGAGACCTCTGTTATACCTTTTTAACGGGTCGGCTCAATACCAAAAGGGTGCATGGGAAAATGCCGTAAATTCTTTAAAAAATGGTTTGGCGTATGCACAGGATAGTACTCTTAAAATTGAGTTTTTCAGTCTTCTTGCTGAATGTTATCAGAATCTTGGGAGGTTTTCAGAATCTGAAGAAGCATTTAACAATGCTTTAAAATTGGACCCGGATAATTCAGGAATACTTAATAACTATGCTTATTATTTATCATTAAGGGAGAAAGATCTTAAAGAAGCGGAAAAGATGAGCCGGCGTACAATTTCTGAAGAACCGGATAACTCTACTTATCTTGATACCTATGCATGGATTCTGTTCAAAATGGGAAAAAACAGGAAAGCTCTTAAGTATATAAATAATGCTGTTGTAAAAAGTAACGGTAAGAATGAGGAGATTCTAAAACACAGTGCTGAAATTCATATAAAGCTTCATATGTATGCCGAGGCAGTTCAATATCTAAAAGAGATACTTAAAAGCTCGGATCCTGAGGAGAGTATTAAAATACAAGCACAAATTTCTCAGATTGAAAACAGAAAGTAA
- the ruvB gene encoding Holliday junction branch migration DNA helicase RuvB — MDNDFNLRNTFVSEEDRELEKSIRPKLFDDFNGQDKLVENLKVFVTAAKIRNEALDHVILAGPPGLGKTTLANIISNELKSNIRVTSGPVLEKAGDLAGILTNLEKHDVLFIDEIHRLNATVEEFLYSAMEDYKIDLIIDKGPGARSIQLNLNPFTLIGATTRAGLLSSPLRARFGINLHLEYYDSVILERILKRSAKLLNVLISDKAAKEIAFRSRGTPRIANALLRRVRDFSQVKQLDEINLEITEYALDALNIDKSGLDEMDNRILNIIVEKFNGGPVGLGTIATAVGEDAGTIEEVYEPFLIKEGFIKRTPRGREATPKTYKHMGKNHPGSMPLLFE, encoded by the coding sequence ATGGACAATGATTTCAACCTGCGAAACACTTTCGTTTCAGAAGAAGATCGTGAACTTGAAAAAAGTATCAGGCCGAAACTTTTCGATGATTTCAATGGGCAGGATAAACTTGTAGAAAACCTAAAAGTTTTTGTTACTGCGGCAAAAATAAGAAATGAAGCTCTTGACCATGTTATTCTCGCCGGTCCCCCGGGTTTAGGAAAGACAACCCTGGCTAATATTATTTCGAATGAGTTAAAGAGTAATATCCGGGTAACTTCCGGACCAGTTCTTGAGAAAGCTGGTGACCTGGCAGGAATTCTTACAAACCTTGAGAAACACGATGTTCTGTTTATTGATGAAATTCACCGTTTAAACGCTACCGTCGAGGAATTCCTTTATTCAGCGATGGAAGATTATAAAATTGATCTAATCATAGATAAAGGACCTGGTGCAAGATCAATACAGTTAAATTTAAACCCTTTTACTCTGATTGGTGCAACAACCAGGGCCGGATTACTTTCTTCTCCGCTCAGGGCCAGGTTTGGAATTAATCTCCATCTGGAATACTATGATTCTGTTATCCTTGAGAGAATACTTAAACGGTCTGCAAAACTTTTGAATGTGCTGATTTCTGATAAAGCTGCCAAAGAAATAGCCTTCAGGTCGCGCGGCACTCCTCGCATCGCAAATGCTCTGCTCCGAAGGGTAAGGGATTTTTCACAGGTTAAGCAATTGGATGAAATCAATCTTGAAATTACTGAGTACGCTCTCGATGCCCTGAATATTGACAAAAGTGGTCTTGATGAAATGGATAATCGCATTCTGAACATTATTGTGGAGAAGTTCAATGGTGGTCCCGTGGGTTTGGGAACCATTGCAACGGCGGTTGGTGAAGATGCGGGGACAATAGAAGAAGTATATGAACCCTTTTTAATTAAGGAAGGATTTATAAAGAGAACCCCCCGGGGACGAGAAGCAACCCCAAAAACATACAAACATATGGGGAAGAACCACCCGGGATCTATGCCACTTTTATTCGAATAA
- the ybeY gene encoding rRNA maturation RNase YbeY has translation MISFEYLNILENLTIHNPAKEYLSKIILKEHKSPGTICIIFTDNNSLLDINTRFLQHEYFTDVITFSERKKKLISGDIFISIDQVRLNAIENRIDFQSEICRVIIHGVLHMIGYNDSTPSEKKIMREKEDEYLCQFNWKDVIIDCETRI, from the coding sequence ATGATAAGCTTTGAATATCTGAATATTTTAGAGAATTTAACGATCCACAACCCTGCCAAAGAGTACCTTTCTAAAATTATATTAAAAGAGCACAAATCACCGGGTACCATTTGTATTATATTCACTGATAATAACTCCTTGTTGGATATAAATACCCGGTTTCTTCAACATGAGTATTTTACAGATGTAATTACGTTTTCTGAAAGGAAGAAGAAACTTATCTCAGGCGATATTTTTATTAGTATAGACCAGGTTAGGCTTAATGCAATTGAAAATAGGATCGATTTCCAAAGTGAGATTTGCAGGGTAATTATTCATGGTGTCCTTCATATGATTGGCTATAATGACTCTACTCCTTCTGAAAAAAAGATTATGAGAGAAAAAGAAGATGAGTATCTTTGCCAGTTCAACTGGAAAGATGTTATTATAGATTGTGAAACTCGAATATGA
- the dut gene encoding dUTP diphosphatase: MKVKIVNKSKHKLPAYSTLLSAGMDICANLESPVEIKPLKRALIKTGLFLELPGGFEAQIRPRSGLAIKSGISVLNTPGTIDADYRGEVGIILVNLSDETFIVNDGDRICQMIISKYEAIEWDEVDELGATDRGSGGFGHTGK; this comes from the coding sequence ATGAAGGTTAAAATTGTAAATAAATCCAAACATAAATTACCGGCATACAGTACGTTATTGTCTGCCGGAATGGATATTTGTGCTAACCTTGAAAGTCCTGTTGAGATTAAACCATTAAAGCGTGCCTTAATTAAAACGGGTTTATTTCTAGAATTACCAGGAGGCTTTGAAGCCCAAATAAGACCAAGAAGCGGTTTAGCTATAAAAAGCGGAATTTCTGTTCTAAATACTCCGGGTACGATCGATGCAGATTACAGGGGAGAGGTGGGCATTATTCTTGTGAATCTATCAGATGAAACATTCATTGTAAATGATGGTGACAGGATTTGTCAGATGATTATTTCAAAATATGAAGCCATCGAATGGGATGAAGTAGATGAATTGGGCGCAACAGACAGAGGATCAGGAGGTTTTGGTCATACAGGGAAATAA
- a CDS encoding ATP-binding protein, producing the protein MEKTLKINSKIENLRKVEKLVDELSSEYNISADIYGNILIAALEAANNAILHGNKLDENKLVNINVRIDSEKLKIKIDDEGNGFDYKNVPDPTAPENIENVNGRGIFLMEKLSDHIEFTRNGATVELEFNIR; encoded by the coding sequence ATGGAAAAGACACTTAAAATTAACTCAAAGATCGAGAATTTAAGAAAAGTCGAGAAACTGGTCGATGAATTATCATCTGAATACAATATAAGTGCAGATATTTATGGAAATATTTTAATTGCTGCACTGGAAGCCGCCAATAACGCTATTTTACATGGAAATAAGCTTGACGAAAATAAACTGGTTAATATTAATGTCAGGATAGATTCGGAGAAGCTTAAGATAAAAATCGATGACGAAGGAAATGGCTTTGACTATAAGAACGTTCCTGACCCCACAGCACCTGAGAATATAGAAAACGTAAATGGAAGGGGAATATTCTTAATGGAAAAACTCTCTGATCACATTGAATTTACACGAAATGGTGCTACAGTTGAGCTTGAGTTTAATATTCGTTAA